TGTTGGTAGTCTTGACATCGCGGTGGATGATGCACTCGGCTGCCCCCGTGTGAAGATAATGCAATCCTTTTGCAGCTCCAATGCATACTTCTAGTCTTTGTTTCCATGACAGATGAGGAATATCTGATCCATACAAATGTTTTCTAAGCGGTCCACCTGCCATGAATTCGTATACGAGGATCATCTCATTGAGCTCCTCACAATAGCCAATTAGCGAAACTAGATGTCTATGGCGAAGCTTGGATAACATCTCGATCTCTGTCCTGAATTCCACGAGTCCTTGTTGAGATTTACTGTTTCCCCTCTTTACAGCAACCATAACCCCATTTTCCAGCACCCCTTTGTAAACTTTACCAAAGCCACCAACGCCAATGACCAAGCTCTCATCAAAGTCCTTGGTAGCTTCACGAATCTCAGAGAAGGCGAAGATGCGGCCCAAGGTCCGTGAAGGTGTCGTTGAAGCGAAACTACCTGCTGATATTTTGGTTTCTGAAAGTCCAACTTGATTTGGAAAAGATAGCCATGACAAAGATTTTTGTTTTGCCAATACCTTTGGCTTGCGGAAACAAACAAAACAGAGAAAATAGAACACTGCGATGAGCAATAATCCTGCTAACCCTCCTACCGTAGCGAAAATTGCTACCATGACATGTTTCTTAGTGTTTGATCTTTTGGAAATACTGGAATATTCGACAAATTCTCCATCGAGGCTATTACTAGGATTGCTCATTTTCATTATCTCCAAACCGTTTAGAATTGCATTGGCTTGAGTAGTCCTTAAATTAGAAGGACCAACTTGAACGAAAAGTTTATCCGAGCCCGTAGATATATTTACTACAAAATCCGCAAAGTAAGCAGCCGATAATGCCATTGTCTTGGTAGAGATATCCAATGACTCCACAGCCGTTTGGTTATTGATGTACACATCAAAGATCAAATTGTTAAGAGAAGCACTAACAACGTCGCAGAAATGCATCCTAATGAAGTAAGTGAATCCATGTTCAACTTGAAATGCCCATGTAATGTTAAACTTCTGATCCATTACTTTGGCATCTGCCATTTCTTGAGCAGTAGAATAAACCCAATTCGGTGCAATATCAACCGACTCACCTGCTGGATACTTGACTGTTTTCGGATCCTTAGTCACGTTGCGGGCAGAAGAAGGATGGACAAGAAATGAATGATCTGAATTCCATATCCTCCACAAAGTGTCATTTCTTGGTGTCAACTTTGGACCTCCCATATTCACTCTATAAGCTGTTTCTAAGGCAACCGAGGATGGAATAACAAACCCGGGACCCATTGGAATTGGGATAACACTAAAATCAAATTGTCCCTCAGGTATAGAAACCACTTCTATCCCATTGATAAATGCAATTGAACCACTTGCTGGAGTCAATGTAAGTACTAAATTCTCAAAACTCGATCCACCTATTTCGACTACGTATTCCTTTAGGAGAGGatcaattttccccaattttgaaaaggAAAACTCATGAAGCAGTGTAATACCATTTGCCACAACAGAAAAAACAGCTGATTTTAGGTTGTGCTGATTATTCTTGACAGGGTAAAAATGCAACCTTAACCAATGTCTACCAATTTCCTTTGTACTAATGGTATATACTGAACTTTTAGTAAAAACTCTAGCAGAATTATGAAGTTCAGATAAACCATTTTCACTATTTGATACTGTCATAAGTGAATTGGTACTCAACCCCACATCAGAATCCCCAAAATCAGGCTCAAAAACCCTGCCATCTTCAACTTGTATAGATTTACTACCCCCACAGCTAATCAAGAAACAGTCTACTGGGGTAAAAGAAGCACATACCAATGATGAAAAACTGAGAAAACACACAATGCTAGCAAAAAACAACCTTTTTAAAGACATCATCTTCAATTCAAACACACTCGGTAATTCTGCGGGAGGTAGCATGTACCAAGTGGATTTAGCCGAGATGCGCGTAAACTGACCCAGACACCACCTTtatccaagaaaattcaaagaTACAACATAGCAAGAAGCAGACATTTAAGGTACAAGACTACCTACAAAAAACCAGCAACAACGACAACAAATCCGGTGAAATTCCACAAGTGGGTCTGGAAATGGTAATGTGTAAGATGGACAAGCTGTGTTTCCTACATACCCTCGGTTTGACTACAAAAAACAAATATGAGATAAATTCTTGTCCATGTCTAATTCAGCTGAAAAAAATAGCATACCTTGGTGCGTATGAGAGAGGAAAAAATCTAgcaaaatagggaaaaagtgaagGAGAAGTGTGAGGTTGAAGATGGGTATTTTGTGTATTCCAAGAATTTGGAACTTTTGGGTCGGTGGAAGTGAGAAAAAATTTGAGCAAGTTGGGTGACAGGTTTGATGACATTAAAGTTGAAGCTTAGGGAATTGAGTTGAGCTAATAACTAACACAGCCAGTATACAACTGTCACTTTTGCTACTATTATATCTTAATAACTGTCTGCCATCTCTAGATTCCTAAGTGAGTTGAccaacttctttttcttctttcctaatGGACCAAATTCacttttcatttttgttattttttctcttatttttttatgATTGAAAATGGATTTTTATTATGATAGTTAGTACACCTAATAATTTTGTTGATGTTGATTGAGATATTTTACTAATCTCTTCCAATAATATCTTAAGATTATTTCTTTTAATATTTCTTTAAATAGAGGATTtagggaagaagaaaaaatgagGCAGTGAGAATTAAACACGCGCTTATTACACGAAATAATCTCACTGATAGCACTAGACTAATAAGCTTTCGCGGTTGTTTCATGATAATTTAGCTTTTGCAAGGGAAATCTTTTGTAACTTTTTAAGATCACATAGTTAGAAAAAATATCTAACTTCTTACGAtcaaaagattttaaaataaaaaatataatataataaattattttgcttatttttttctttaacaatCATATGAAATAGTTTCCAAATTTTAGAGAGTATAAAATAGTGCGAGAAattttttctggaaaatatatttCTTCATATCAAACATGCCTTAATCAGCATTTAATAGATTATCCGGTCCGGAATTATTTATTcttcaataaataacaaaaataaaattgaaaaatggaTAAAATGAGGATTCAGTATGGAAATCTCTCTTTGCATCATCTTGTTATTTGCGGCCTCTGCACGATAGCACGTGTAAATCACATGCCTGTGTTTTCATCACCCAATTAAGTAATCACGTGATCCATCCTGTTAAGATCCAGTTTAGCTCTTTAATTAATCTATATTTTTCTAACTCAAATTAATCAAATCTTTGTTTGTGTCAGTAACACACTAATGTTTTGATAAATTACCccattaaaaaattatattttctatttGCAAAAATtgctttatctttcttttcaagGTGGAATTGAATGAAATAAAGGACTTTTTGttcaaaaaggaaaaggaaaaagtttataAGTTACTAAACTTTTCTAACTCTTTGCTTTTggttctttttctatttttcataactTTCAAGTATCCCTATTGataatttttggttttcttttctcCTATTTCCTCAACCACATCTTTATTTTTCGCCTGGATGGTCTACTATTAATGGGAtcagaaaattaaataataaaagaaaaaaataattcaattaggaaaaTTAAACTGGACTTGAAAAGCATGCAACGTGCTCTTAATTTTGACCAGTCAAAAGATACATTATGTCCTTTGAGGTTCACCCGAATCCCCACGGTGTGAGATAttactgagtatgttgttgttgttgttgttgttattgttgaggttCATCCGAATCAAGTTTTTCGacgtaaaatataaatttatatatctaaaaatccactaaaattttaataaatattaaatttaaatttatcaATTTTAAATTCTGAATTCACTCCACCATCTCAAATGGACCACTATTTGAGCGTAGCAATTAGTTAAGTGCTcgagaaaaatagaataaaacGAAAGAAAAGATTACAGAATTTCTTTGGTACAACATATGTCCTACAATATTAATCTCTACGAATTTTCGATGCAATTTTTTATAGGAGGAGGGAAGAAAATAGAATATTTAAGTAAGCTGTCAATACGGATTGGCCCAGCCCAGTCTACATAGGCTTTGACATTTGACGGGCTAGGTTGGGCCGGCCCACTATTTCGATTACTTTTTGAATTAAAACTACCATTGGGACTAACAGAAGAATGAAAGGGTTTAAAAAATATGGCACCTTATAATTCGTTCACATGGAGTTGTAAATTACACta
The sequence above is drawn from the Nicotiana tabacum cultivar K326 chromosome 13, ASM71507v2, whole genome shotgun sequence genome and encodes:
- the LOC107761312 gene encoding receptor-like protein kinase THESEUS 1: MLPPAELPSVFELKMMSLKRLFFASIVCFLSFSSLVCASFTPVDCFLISCGGSKSIQVEDGRVFEPDFGDSDVGLSTNSLMTVSNSENGLSELHNSARVFTKSSVYTISTKEIGRHWLRLHFYPVKNNQHNLKSAVFSVVANGITLLHEFSFSKLGKIDPLLKEYVVEIGGSSFENLVLTLTPASGSIAFINGIEVVSIPEGQFDFSVIPIPMGPGFVIPSSVALETAYRVNMGGPKLTPRNDTLWRIWNSDHSFLVHPSSARNVTKDPKTVKYPAGESVDIAPNWVYSTAQEMADAKVMDQKFNITWAFQVEHGFTYFIRMHFCDVVSASLNNLIFDVYINNQTAVESLDISTKTMALSAAYFADFVVNISTGSDKLFVQVGPSNLRTTQANAILNGLEIMKMSNPSNSLDGEFVEYSSISKRSNTKKHVMVAIFATVGGLAGLLLIAVFYFLCFVCFRKPKVLAKQKSLSWLSFPNQVGLSETKISAGSFASTTPSRTLGRIFAFSEIREATKDFDESLVIGVGGFGKVYKGVLENGVMVAVKRGNSKSQQGLVEFRTEIEMLSKLRHRHLVSLIGYCEELNEMILVYEFMAGGPLRKHLYGSDIPHLSWKQRLEVCIGAAKGLHYLHTGAAECIIHRDVKTTNILLDENLTAKVADFGLSKFGPALDQTHVSTAVKGSFGYLDPEYYRRQQLTEKSDVYSFGVVLMEVLCARSAINPSLPREQVNIAEWAMHWQKKGQLEQIIDPYLVGKVSIDSLRKYGETAEKCLAEYGCERPSMGDVLWNLEYALHLQEAATQSLEDENSHNIPDIPYLIQRVESGPADEIDIVSHGESDVTTSSGVFSQLMNPKGR